In a single window of the Rhineura floridana isolate rRhiFlo1 chromosome 3, rRhiFlo1.hap2, whole genome shotgun sequence genome:
- the NXPH4 gene encoding neurexophilin-4, with product MKILSWVHLIFHQWLLQKVVCVKGHVTKTLNYLEMSPSSVLKTGSYGTTLKPHSLSPAQIFSSEPSKAKLDPYRGALSPWDWRKNQTAMEHFNQRAKRKPSLKAGRTKKIFGWGDFYFNIKTLKFSLLVTGKIVDHINGTFSVYFRHNSSSLGNVSVSIVPPTKVVEFDVLVPPIQAQHLHPQQSTLAEPKESKTFNCHVEYEKTNRARKNKPCLYDPSKICFTEHTQSHAAWLCAKPFKVICIFISFFSIDYKLVQKVCPDYNFQNENPYFG from the coding sequence GTTGTGTGTGTGAAGGGCCATGTGACCAAGACCCTGAACTACCTGGAGATGAGTCCCTCAAGTGTCTTGAAGACAGGGTCGTATGGCACCACTTTGAAACCTCACTCTCTCAGCCCTGCTCAGATATTTTCCAGCGAGCCATCCAAAGCCAAGCTGGACCCATACAGGGGTGCCCTGAGTCCCTGGGACTGGAGAAAGAACCAGACAGCCATGGAGCACTTCAAccagcgagccaagaggaagCCCTCATTGAAGGCGGGCCGAACCAAGAAGATCTTTGGCTGGGGAGACTTCTATTTCAACATCAAGACCCTGAAGTTCAGCCTGCTCGTGACAGGCAAGATTGTGGATCACATTAACGGCACCTTCAGCGTCTACTTCCGGCACAACTCCTCCAGTCTGGGCAACGTCTCAGTGAGCATCGTGCCACCCACCAAGGTGGTGGAGTTTGATGTTTTGGTTCCCCCTATCCAAGCCCAACATCTTCACCCCCAGCAGTCCACCTTAGCTGAGCCCAAGGAATCCAAGACCTTCAACTGCCACGTGGAGTACGAGAAGACCAACAGGGCACGCAAGAACAAACCATGCCTCTATGACCCCTCCAAGATCTGCTTCACCGAGCACACGCAGAGCCACGCTGCTTGGCTGTGCGCCAAACCTTTCAAGGTCATCTGCATCTTCATCTCCTTCTTCAGCATTGACTACAAGCTGGTCCAGAAGGTCTGtccagattacaacttccagaatGAGAACCCCTACTTTGGCTGA